The Mycolicibacterium smegmatis genome has a window encoding:
- a CDS encoding FHA domain-containing protein: MSRPSPPALTVRYEGSTRTFAPGSDVVIGRDLRADVRIAHPLISRAHLVLRFDQGRWVAIDNGSLNGMYVNGRRVSSVDLQDGQVLNIGNPDGPQLSFEVGRHQGSAGRTPTAAVPVAGHTGTSWPTQAPTGGGWQQPYTQPPRTQYPQTTGTQQRYPSAPQHGYPNGPQTGYPSGPQRGYPSGPQTGYPTNGPAGAPQSYQSQPVRTPPPAPANSSQAPTTMGPAAAPRGGAEPASNLATSMLKILRPGRSAPAPAGAVKIGRATDNDIVIPDVLASRHHATLIPLPGGTEIRDERSINGTFVNGTRVDSAVLHDGDVVTIGNVDLVFSGGTLARRSETEADTRTGGLEVRGLTWTIEGNKTLLDNISIDARPGTLTAVIGPSGAGKSTFARQVAGYTHPTSGTIKFEGHDVHAEYASLRSRIGMVPQDDVVHGQLTVRQALMYAAELRLPPDTTKEDREQVVMQVLEELEMTKHLDTRVDKLSGGQRKRASVALELLTGPSLLILDEPTSGLDPALDRQVMTMLRQLADAGRVVLVVTHSLTYLDVCDQVLLLAPGGKTAFFGPPSQIGPELGTTNWADIFSTVADDPAEANRRYLARTPEAPPASASSEAPADLGAPAKTSLRRQFSTIGRRQLRLIISDRGYFIFLALLPFIMGTLSLSVPGTVGFGVPNPMGDAPNEPGQILVLLNVGAIFMGTALTIRDLIGERAIFRREQAVGLSTTAYLLAKVCVYSVFAVVQSAIVTVITISGKGWGEGAVERGVVIPNRSLELFLSMAATTVTAAMVGLALSALAKTSEQIMPLLVVAIMSQLVFSGGMIPVTGRIGLDQLSWITPARWGFAASASTVDLIRLVPGPLTPKDSHWEHTSGTWLFDMAMLGVLSVFYVTFVRWKIRLKAG, from the coding sequence ATGAGCCGACCATCCCCACCTGCGCTGACCGTCCGTTACGAGGGGTCGACCCGTACCTTCGCCCCCGGCAGCGATGTCGTCATCGGACGCGATCTGCGCGCCGACGTCCGCATCGCCCACCCGCTGATCTCGCGTGCGCACCTCGTGCTGCGCTTCGACCAGGGCCGGTGGGTCGCGATCGACAACGGCAGCCTCAACGGCATGTACGTCAACGGACGCCGCGTGTCGTCGGTCGACCTACAGGACGGCCAGGTCCTCAACATCGGTAACCCCGACGGCCCGCAACTGAGCTTCGAGGTCGGCCGCCACCAGGGATCCGCGGGCCGCACCCCCACCGCCGCGGTCCCCGTCGCGGGCCACACCGGCACGTCGTGGCCCACACAGGCCCCGACCGGCGGCGGCTGGCAGCAGCCCTACACCCAGCCCCCGCGCACGCAGTATCCGCAGACCACCGGCACGCAGCAGCGGTACCCGTCGGCGCCGCAGCACGGGTATCCGAACGGCCCGCAGACCGGATATCCCAGCGGGCCGCAGCGCGGCTACCCGAGTGGGCCGCAGACCGGCTACCCCACCAACGGGCCGGCCGGCGCACCGCAGTCCTATCAGTCGCAGCCGGTGCGCACACCCCCGCCCGCTCCGGCCAACTCGTCGCAGGCACCCACCACCATGGGACCTGCCGCGGCACCGCGCGGCGGCGCCGAGCCCGCGAGCAACCTCGCGACGAGCATGCTCAAGATCCTGCGGCCCGGCCGCAGCGCGCCCGCCCCGGCAGGTGCGGTCAAGATCGGCCGCGCGACCGACAACGACATCGTGATCCCCGACGTGCTGGCGTCACGTCACCACGCGACGCTGATCCCGCTGCCCGGCGGCACCGAGATCCGTGACGAGCGCAGCATCAACGGCACGTTCGTCAACGGCACACGCGTCGACTCGGCGGTGCTGCACGACGGCGACGTCGTCACCATCGGCAACGTCGACCTCGTGTTCAGCGGCGGCACGCTTGCGCGCCGCTCCGAGACCGAGGCCGACACCCGCACCGGCGGTCTCGAGGTCCGCGGCCTGACGTGGACCATCGAGGGCAACAAGACCCTGCTGGACAACATCTCGATCGACGCGCGGCCGGGCACGCTGACCGCCGTGATCGGCCCGTCCGGCGCAGGCAAGTCGACGTTCGCGCGGCAGGTCGCCGGCTACACGCATCCGACCAGCGGCACCATCAAGTTCGAGGGCCACGACGTCCACGCCGAATACGCCTCGCTGAGAAGCCGTATCGGCATGGTTCCCCAGGACGACGTGGTCCACGGTCAGCTGACGGTGCGCCAGGCGCTGATGTACGCCGCCGAGCTGCGCCTGCCCCCGGACACCACCAAGGAAGACCGCGAGCAGGTCGTCATGCAGGTCCTCGAAGAGCTCGAGATGACCAAGCACCTCGACACCCGCGTCGACAAGCTCTCCGGTGGTCAGCGCAAGCGCGCCTCGGTGGCGCTCGAGCTGCTGACCGGCCCGTCGCTGCTGATCCTCGACGAGCCCACCTCGGGCCTGGACCCGGCGCTGGACCGGCAGGTCATGACGATGCTGCGCCAGTTGGCCGACGCGGGCCGTGTGGTGCTGGTGGTCACACACTCGCTGACCTACCTGGACGTGTGCGATCAGGTGCTGCTGCTCGCACCCGGCGGCAAGACCGCGTTCTTCGGGCCGCCCAGCCAGATCGGCCCCGAACTCGGCACCACCAACTGGGCCGACATCTTCAGCACAGTCGCGGACGATCCGGCCGAGGCCAACCGTCGCTACCTCGCGCGCACACCTGAAGCCCCACCGGCCTCGGCGTCGTCCGAGGCGCCGGCCGATCTGGGCGCGCCGGCGAAAACCAGCCTGCGACGGCAGTTCTCCACGATCGGGCGAAGACAGCTGCGGCTGATCATCTCCGACCGCGGCTATTTCATCTTCCTGGCGTTGCTGCCGTTCATCATGGGCACGCTGTCACTGTCGGTGCCGGGGACCGTCGGCTTCGGCGTACCCAACCCGATGGGTGACGCACCCAACGAACCGGGCCAGATCCTGGTGCTGCTCAACGTCGGCGCCATCTTCATGGGCACCGCGCTGACCATCCGCGATCTCATCGGCGAACGCGCGATCTTCCGCCGCGAACAGGCCGTCGGCCTGTCCACCACGGCCTACCTGCTGGCCAAGGTGTGCGTGTATTCGGTGTTCGCCGTGGTGCAGTCGGCGATCGTCACCGTCATCACCATCAGCGGTAAAGGCTGGGGTGAGGGCGCGGTGGAACGCGGTGTGGTGATCCCCAACCGTTCGCTGGAACTGTTCCTCAGCATGGCCGCCACCACCGTGACCGCCGCGATGGTGGGCCTGGCACTGTCGGCGCTGGCCAAGACCAGCGAGCAGATCATGCCGCTGCTGGTCGTCGCGATCATGAGCCAGTTGGTGTTCTCCGGCGGCATGATCCCGGTGACCGGGCGCATCGGCCTGGACCAGTTGTCGTGGATCACCCCGGCCCGTTGGGGTTTCGCGGCCTCGGCGTCCACGGTCGACCTGATCCGGTTGGTGCCCGGCCCGCTGACGCCGAAGGACTCGCACTGGGAGCACACATCGGGCACGTGGTTGTTCGACATGGCCATGCTCGGCGTGCTGTCGGTGTTCTACGTGACCTTCGTGCGCTGGAAGATCCGTCTCAAAGCCGGCTGA
- a CDS encoding PQQ-binding-like beta-propeller repeat protein: MATVSAGAALVLLVWAALLGLWSRLVSPRSMAEQDWYPTGLHRWGESLPNGLAIATTGVALVLLGAIAYSIRRGRTDGYRPAAPAVWAAVLALLFFAFFTRGIPEYYSVVMGNYPVTTALPFGVTAWFLSVAGAVATLLGAGAFWRLRREHVRLVAVGAVIAVVAAAGVTVGALRSGDDGRFVDATRAPGAPGDSAPAFPGELGTRSFTVSVPDAFTDNPAQPVYSIAPGGQGFVVYHAGRVTAYGADGAERWHYNRTGPGGVSVAGMRVFDDGQTVVMFVDDALVALDATTGEQLWSSMDPGLVYAVSQQSGFNLDSPFAIVREAAAWTRYDTRTGTRMWTVPVPDERCEYPPREADTRNWVVTVSRCRSGEDVGIRVYVLDPETGQIRSDREIMRGGEDLMAIATPANDDGIFMQFAGAGAPASALSAMSYVNVADDTVTALPEEFAGEPSFGPSGDFLATGPRGREVTRFGVDGRRLCTVTDDVRGARTEVPGEGRGLAYASFDSGFVIADRLGGLRTFDATCAQTGGIPEAAADIATDVAVSGFLPVPGAVLVLRRDGSALQIDGYTAG; this comes from the coding sequence GTGGCGACGGTTTCCGCCGGTGCCGCGCTGGTGTTGCTGGTGTGGGCGGCCCTGCTGGGTCTGTGGAGCCGGCTGGTCTCGCCGCGCAGCATGGCCGAGCAGGACTGGTACCCCACCGGGCTGCACCGCTGGGGCGAGTCGCTGCCCAACGGTCTGGCGATTGCGACGACGGGGGTGGCGCTTGTCCTGCTCGGCGCCATCGCCTACAGCATCCGTCGAGGTCGCACGGATGGTTACCGGCCCGCCGCACCCGCGGTGTGGGCGGCGGTTCTGGCGTTGCTGTTCTTCGCGTTCTTCACGCGCGGCATCCCCGAGTACTACAGCGTGGTGATGGGCAACTACCCGGTGACCACCGCGCTGCCGTTCGGCGTCACGGCGTGGTTCCTCAGCGTCGCGGGCGCGGTTGCCACGTTGCTGGGCGCGGGTGCGTTCTGGCGGTTGCGGCGCGAGCATGTGCGGCTGGTGGCCGTGGGTGCGGTGATCGCCGTCGTCGCGGCCGCGGGTGTGACCGTCGGCGCATTGCGATCCGGTGACGACGGGCGGTTCGTCGACGCAACCCGCGCGCCCGGTGCCCCGGGGGACAGCGCTCCCGCGTTTCCCGGCGAACTGGGAACACGCTCGTTCACCGTGAGCGTCCCCGACGCGTTCACCGACAACCCGGCGCAGCCGGTCTACTCCATCGCCCCGGGTGGTCAGGGGTTCGTGGTCTACCACGCCGGTCGCGTGACGGCCTACGGCGCCGACGGCGCCGAGCGCTGGCACTACAACCGCACCGGACCGGGCGGGGTCTCGGTCGCCGGCATGCGGGTGTTCGACGACGGCCAGACGGTGGTGATGTTCGTCGACGACGCGCTTGTGGCCCTCGACGCCACGACCGGTGAACAGTTGTGGTCGAGCATGGACCCCGGGCTGGTGTACGCGGTGTCGCAGCAGTCGGGCTTCAACCTGGACTCGCCGTTCGCGATCGTCCGCGAGGCCGCGGCGTGGACGCGCTACGACACGCGCACCGGCACGCGGATGTGGACCGTGCCGGTCCCCGACGAGCGGTGCGAGTACCCGCCGCGCGAGGCGGACACCCGCAACTGGGTGGTGACGGTGTCGCGCTGCCGGTCCGGGGAGGACGTGGGCATCCGCGTCTACGTGCTGGATCCCGAGACCGGCCAGATCCGCTCGGACCGCGAGATCATGCGTGGCGGTGAGGATCTGATGGCCATCGCCACCCCGGCCAACGACGACGGAATCTTCATGCAGTTCGCGGGCGCCGGCGCTCCCGCATCGGCGTTGTCGGCCATGTCGTACGTCAACGTCGCCGACGACACCGTCACCGCGCTGCCCGAGGAGTTCGCGGGCGAACCGTCGTTCGGTCCGTCCGGGGACTTCCTGGCGACCGGGCCGCGGGGGCGGGAGGTCACCCGCTTCGGCGTCGACGGCAGGCGACTCTGCACGGTCACCGACGACGTCCGCGGCGCCCGCACCGAGGTGCCCGGCGAGGGACGCGGGCTGGCCTATGCGTCGTTCGACTCCGGCTTCGTCATCGCCGACCGGCTGGGTGGCCTGCGCACCTTCGACGCGACGTGTGCGCAGACGGGAGGGATCCCGGAGGCCGCTGCCGATATCGCGACCGATGTCGCGGTCAGCGGATTCCTGCCGGTTCCCGGTGCGGTGCTGGTGCTGCGGCGCGACGGTTCCGCGCTGCAGATCGACGGTTACACGGCAGGCTGA
- a CDS encoding NADH:flavin oxidoreductase gives MNTQPNVFTDVFSEAKLGPITLRNRIIKAATFEASTPDALVTEDLINYHRLPAAGGVGMTTVAYCAVAPGGRTDGWQIWMRPEAVPGLQKLTEAVHAEGAAISAQIGHAGPVANARTNKAKALAPVRFFNPLSMRFAKKATIDDIREVTAAHANAARLAIDSGFDAVEIHLGHNYLASSFLSPLINRRIDEFGGSLENRAKVARGVVRAVRDAVDKAGGTIAVTAKLNMSDGIRGGISLEESLQTAKWLEEDGGLDAIELTAGSSLVNPMYLFRGDAPVKEFAGAFKPPISWGMRTVGKGFLREYPYREAYLLREAKQFRAELKLPLILLGGITNRDTMDQAMAEGFEFVAMGRALLAEPDLINRIKADGDAHSVRSLCTHCNKCMPTIYTHTHCVLTGAPDALVR, from the coding sequence ATGAACACTCAGCCCAATGTGTTCACTGATGTTTTCAGTGAGGCGAAGCTCGGGCCCATCACCCTGCGGAACCGGATCATCAAGGCCGCCACGTTCGAGGCCTCGACACCGGACGCCCTGGTCACCGAGGACCTGATCAACTACCACCGGCTGCCCGCGGCAGGCGGCGTCGGCATGACCACGGTGGCCTACTGCGCCGTGGCACCGGGCGGGCGCACCGACGGCTGGCAGATCTGGATGCGCCCGGAGGCCGTGCCGGGCCTGCAGAAGCTCACCGAGGCCGTACACGCCGAAGGTGCCGCGATCAGCGCGCAGATCGGGCATGCCGGGCCGGTGGCGAACGCCAGGACCAACAAGGCCAAGGCGCTGGCGCCGGTGCGGTTCTTCAACCCGCTGTCGATGCGCTTCGCCAAGAAAGCCACGATCGACGACATCCGGGAGGTGACGGCAGCGCACGCCAACGCCGCGCGGCTGGCCATCGATTCCGGGTTCGACGCCGTCGAGATCCACCTGGGCCACAACTATCTCGCGAGTTCGTTCCTGAGCCCGCTGATCAACCGTCGCATCGACGAGTTCGGCGGCTCGCTGGAGAACCGCGCCAAGGTGGCCCGCGGCGTGGTGCGCGCGGTGCGCGACGCGGTCGACAAGGCCGGCGGCACGATCGCGGTGACGGCCAAGCTGAACATGAGCGACGGCATCCGCGGCGGCATCTCGCTGGAGGAGTCGCTGCAGACCGCCAAGTGGCTCGAGGAGGACGGCGGGCTCGACGCGATCGAGCTGACCGCGGGCAGCTCGCTGGTCAACCCGATGTACCTGTTCCGTGGCGACGCACCGGTCAAGGAGTTCGCCGGGGCGTTCAAGCCGCCGATCAGCTGGGGCATGCGGACCGTGGGCAAGGGTTTTCTGCGCGAATACCCCTACCGCGAGGCGTATCTGCTGCGGGAGGCCAAGCAGTTCCGCGCCGAGCTGAAGCTGCCGCTGATCCTGCTCGGCGGCATCACCAACCGCGACACCATGGATCAGGCCATGGCCGAGGGGTTCGAGTTCGTCGCGATGGGCCGCGCGCTGCTGGCCGAACCGGATCTGATCAACCGGATCAAGGCCGACGGCGACGCACACTCGGTGAGATCGCTGTGCACGCACTGCAACAAGTGCATGCCGACGATCTACACCCACACCCACTGCGTTCTCACCGGAGCACCGGACGCCCTCGTACGCTGA
- a CDS encoding bifunctional methylenetetrahydrofolate dehydrogenase/methenyltetrahydrofolate cyclohydrolase gives MGAISLDGKTTRDEIFVDLKERVAALTAAGRTPGLGTVLVGDDPGSQAYVRGKHADCAKVGINSIRRDLPADITTEQLNETIDELNANPDCTGYIVQLPLPKHLDENAALERIDPAKDADGLHPTNLGRLVLGKQAALPCTPRGIVHLLRRFDVPIAGAHVVVIGRGVTVGRPMGLLLTRRSENATVTLCHTGTRDLPALTRQADIIIAAVGVPHMVTADMVKPGAAVVDVGVSRVDGKLTGDVAPGVWEVAGHVSPNPGGVGPLTRAFLLTNVVEAEESKLA, from the coding sequence GTGGGTGCGATATCGCTGGACGGGAAGACCACGCGCGACGAGATCTTCGTCGACCTCAAGGAGCGGGTGGCGGCGCTGACCGCCGCGGGCCGCACACCGGGCCTCGGCACGGTCCTGGTCGGTGACGACCCCGGCTCACAGGCGTACGTGCGCGGCAAGCACGCCGACTGCGCCAAGGTGGGCATCAACTCGATCCGGCGCGACCTGCCCGCCGACATCACCACCGAACAGCTCAACGAGACCATCGACGAGCTCAACGCCAACCCCGACTGCACGGGCTACATCGTGCAGCTGCCGCTGCCCAAGCATCTCGACGAGAACGCGGCGCTCGAGCGCATCGACCCGGCCAAGGACGCCGACGGTCTGCACCCCACCAACCTCGGGCGCCTCGTGCTGGGCAAGCAGGCCGCGTTGCCGTGCACGCCGCGGGGCATCGTGCACCTGCTGCGCCGCTTCGACGTGCCGATTGCAGGCGCCCACGTGGTGGTCATCGGTCGCGGCGTCACGGTCGGCAGGCCCATGGGCCTGCTGCTCACCAGGCGTTCGGAGAACGCGACGGTGACGTTGTGCCACACCGGGACCCGTGACCTGCCTGCGCTGACCCGGCAGGCCGACATCATCATCGCGGCTGTCGGTGTGCCGCACATGGTCACCGCGGACATGGTCAAGCCCGGCGCGGCCGTGGTCGATGTGGGCGTCAGCCGCGTCGACGGCAAGCTCACCGGTGACGTCGCCCCCGGCGTGTGGGAGGTGGCCGGTCACGTGTCGCCCAACCCCGGTGGCGTGGGCCCGTTGACCCGCGCCTTCCTGCTGACCAACGTCGTCGAAGCCGAAGAGTCGAAACTGGCGTGA
- the erm(38) gene encoding 23S rRNA (adenine(2058)-N(6))-methyltransferase Erm(38), translating to MSTPHHGRHELGQNFLSDRRVIADIVEIVSRTNGPIIEIGAGDGALTIPLQRLARPLTAVEVDARRARRLAQRTARSAPGPASRPTEVVAADFLRYPLPRSPHVVVGNLPFHLTTAILRRLLHGPGWTTAVLLMQWEVARRRAAVGGATMMTSQWWPWFEFGLARKVSAASFTPRPAVDAGLLTITRRSRPLVDVADRARYQALVHRVFTGRGHGMAQILQRLPTPVPRTWLRANGIAPNSLPRQLSAAQWAALFEQTRLTGAQRVDRPRDVQHGRAHRRRGGEVDRPATHHKQTGPVVGQRQPQRGRDADADPDDQRTAPPVTRHHQGERRDEDQADHQDRPLTGEHLAGEFLWRHASFDSSASTTLVSRKARVNGPTPPGLGDT from the coding sequence GTGTCCACACCACATCACGGCCGGCACGAGCTCGGCCAGAACTTCCTGTCCGATCGGCGCGTCATCGCCGATATCGTCGAAATCGTCTCGCGCACAAACGGTCCGATCATCGAGATCGGGGCGGGCGACGGCGCGCTGACCATACCCTTGCAACGACTCGCCCGCCCGCTCACCGCCGTCGAGGTCGACGCGCGGCGCGCGCGGCGGTTGGCGCAGCGCACCGCGAGATCCGCCCCGGGGCCTGCCTCGCGGCCCACCGAGGTCGTCGCCGCCGACTTCCTGCGCTACCCACTGCCCCGCTCACCCCACGTGGTCGTGGGCAACCTGCCGTTCCACCTCACCACCGCGATCCTGCGGCGACTGCTGCACGGTCCGGGCTGGACCACGGCCGTGCTGCTCATGCAGTGGGAGGTGGCCCGCCGACGCGCCGCGGTGGGCGGCGCCACCATGATGACCTCCCAGTGGTGGCCGTGGTTCGAATTCGGCCTTGCCCGAAAGGTTTCCGCGGCGAGCTTCACGCCGCGGCCCGCGGTCGACGCCGGACTGCTCACCATCACGCGCCGCAGCCGGCCGCTGGTCGACGTCGCGGACCGGGCGCGTTACCAGGCGCTGGTGCACCGCGTGTTCACCGGACGCGGACACGGCATGGCGCAGATCCTGCAACGGTTGCCCACGCCGGTGCCCCGCACTTGGTTGCGGGCCAACGGGATAGCACCGAACTCCCTGCCCCGCCAGTTGTCCGCGGCGCAGTGGGCGGCGCTGTTCGAGCAGACGCGTCTAACTGGTGCCCAACGGGTCGATCGTCCACGCGATGTACAGCACGGCCGCGCTCACCGTCGCCGTGGTGGCGAAGTCGATCGCCCGGCTACGCACCACAAGCAGACCGGCCCGGTCGTCGGTCAGCGCCAACCGCAGCGCGGCCGCGACGCCGACGCCGATCCCGATGACCAGCGCACCGCGCCGCCAGTAACCCGCCACCACCAGGGCGAACGCCGCGATGAAGATCAGGCCGACCACCAGGATCGGCCATTGACCGGCGAACACCTTGCGGGCGAATTCCTTTGGCGTCACGCCAGTTTCGACTCTTCGGCTTCGACGACGTTGGTCAGCAGGAAGGCGCGGGTCAACGGGCCCACGCCACCGGGGTTGGGCGACACGTGA
- a CDS encoding TetR family transcriptional regulator: MGLRERKKLDTRRALSDAALHLMFKRGGLENVTREDIAAMAGVSVRTFNNYFTGKYEALAYRQTERMRRSIELLRERPADEPLWTAITEAVIAPLQEDMDDVYGQENALPTRRQLVEVRKILTIPQIRDVTFRGMFDEWVAVIAERTGTDPGDRYPRLVAAVVRAVGDVAMDEYAGADPPVSFPSLLREGFAAVAAGLPEPKARV, from the coding sequence GTGGGGCTCCGTGAACGCAAGAAACTCGACACCCGCAGGGCGCTCAGCGACGCCGCGCTGCACCTGATGTTCAAGCGCGGGGGACTGGAGAACGTGACCCGCGAGGACATCGCGGCCATGGCAGGCGTGTCGGTGCGGACGTTCAACAACTACTTCACCGGCAAGTACGAGGCGCTGGCGTACCGGCAGACCGAACGCATGCGGCGCAGCATCGAACTCCTGCGGGAACGTCCCGCCGACGAACCGCTGTGGACCGCGATCACCGAGGCCGTGATCGCGCCGCTGCAAGAGGATATGGATGACGTGTACGGCCAGGAGAACGCACTGCCCACACGTCGGCAACTCGTCGAGGTCCGCAAGATCCTGACGATCCCGCAGATCCGCGACGTCACCTTCAGGGGAATGTTCGACGAGTGGGTCGCGGTGATCGCCGAACGCACCGGCACCGACCCCGGCGACCGCTACCCGCGTCTGGTGGCCGCGGTGGTGCGCGCCGTGGGCGACGTCGCCATGGACGAGTACGCAGGCGCTGACCCACCGGTGTCGTTTCCGTCGTTACTCCGTGAGGGTTTCGCGGCAGTCGCCGCGGGACTTCCCGAACCGAAGGCACGAGTATGA
- a CDS encoding FAD-dependent monooxygenase, with protein MNSSTHTDVVIVGAGPNGLLLAGELALAGVRPVVLERLPQPSPELKANGIVGQVHRILDMRGLYQLLTGSSAPPQPLDGYIFAGMRVPFTGVDDNPMYGMFIKQPQVVRQLADWVRDLGVEIRWGHGLADMAPRPDGVTLNVTSPTGNHRLHATYLVGADGGRSTVRKAMGVGFPGVTSPVVARVAHVSIPDRLRGSGALEVPGFGRIPFGHNRFDHGVFMYMEFEPGRPLVGTLEYGALLPADAPAVTVDELRDSVTRILGVEVPIGPPSGPGPHALRRINGQNTRQAEQYRVGNVFLIGDAAHVHSAVGGPGLNLGMQDATNLGWKLAAAVHGWAPSGLLDTYHGERHPAGERVLMQSMAQTALLAGGPEVGALRTLFGELLATTDGAEHIAHVLAGADVRYDVGDGHPLSGRLVPEVVFDDGRRLADLMRAARPVLLDLDGGAYAAAAIDWRDRVDVITAAAAERPAPALLIRPDGYLAWAATGSGADEHQRMRRALGRWFGEAHASLAHA; from the coding sequence ATGAACAGTTCAACGCACACAGATGTCGTCATCGTCGGGGCCGGGCCCAACGGCCTGCTGCTGGCCGGCGAACTGGCGCTGGCCGGAGTACGCCCCGTGGTGCTCGAGCGCCTGCCACAGCCCAGTCCCGAGTTGAAGGCCAACGGAATCGTCGGCCAGGTGCACCGGATCCTCGACATGCGGGGCCTGTACCAGTTGCTGACCGGATCCAGCGCCCCGCCCCAGCCGTTGGACGGCTACATCTTCGCCGGCATGCGCGTGCCGTTCACCGGTGTGGACGACAACCCGATGTACGGCATGTTCATCAAACAACCGCAGGTCGTGCGCCAACTCGCGGACTGGGTACGGGATCTGGGCGTGGAGATCCGGTGGGGCCACGGACTGGCCGATATGGCGCCGCGGCCCGACGGGGTGACGCTGAACGTCACCTCACCCACGGGGAATCACCGTCTGCACGCCACATACCTGGTCGGTGCGGACGGTGGGCGCTCCACGGTCCGCAAGGCCATGGGTGTCGGGTTCCCCGGCGTCACCTCTCCGGTCGTCGCGCGCGTGGCGCATGTCAGCATCCCCGACCGGCTGCGTGGAAGCGGCGCGTTGGAGGTCCCCGGATTCGGCCGTATCCCGTTCGGCCACAACCGTTTCGACCACGGGGTGTTCATGTACATGGAGTTCGAGCCGGGACGCCCGCTGGTCGGCACGCTCGAGTACGGCGCGCTGCTGCCCGCTGACGCTCCCGCGGTGACCGTGGACGAACTTCGGGACAGCGTGACGCGCATCCTCGGTGTCGAGGTGCCGATCGGACCGCCATCCGGGCCAGGGCCACACGCGTTGCGCCGCATCAACGGTCAGAACACCCGCCAGGCCGAGCAATATCGCGTCGGCAACGTGTTCCTGATCGGCGACGCGGCGCACGTGCACTCCGCGGTGGGCGGCCCCGGGCTCAACCTCGGGATGCAGGACGCGACGAACCTCGGGTGGAAACTGGCCGCGGCCGTGCACGGTTGGGCGCCGTCAGGTTTGCTCGACACCTACCACGGTGAGCGGCACCCGGCCGGCGAGCGCGTGCTGATGCAGTCCATGGCGCAGACCGCGCTGCTGGCCGGCGGACCCGAAGTCGGCGCGCTGCGAACACTTTTCGGTGAGCTGCTCGCCACGACGGACGGTGCGGAACACATTGCGCACGTGCTCGCCGGTGCCGACGTCCGCTACGACGTGGGGGATGGGCATCCGCTGTCGGGGCGTCTGGTGCCCGAGGTGGTGTTCGACGACGGCCGCAGGCTCGCCGACCTCATGCGGGCCGCGCGGCCCGTGTTGCTCGATCTCGACGGCGGAGCGTACGCCGCAGCGGCGATCGATTGGCGTGACCGGGTCGACGTCATCACCGCGGCGGCTGCGGAACGTCCTGCGCCCGCGCTGCTGATCCGTCCGGACGGGTATCTCGCCTGGGCCGCAACGGGGTCGGGCGCCGATGAGCACCAGCGCATGCGCCGCGCGCTCGGACGCTGGTTCGGCGAGGCGCACGCCAGCCTCGCGCACGCCTGA
- a CDS encoding class I SAM-dependent methyltransferase produces the protein MTPSDPLKQQRSLSFGSEAAAYERGRPSYPPEAIDWLLPDGAHDVLDLGAGTGKLTTRLVERGLNVIAVDPLAEMLELLSNSLPDTPALLGTAEEIPLPDNSVDAVLVAQAWHWFDPELAVKEVSRVLRPGGRLGLVWNVRDERLGWVKDLGNIIGHEDPFAHEVTLPAPFTDLERHHVEWTSYLTPQALIDLVASRSYCITSPEQVRTRTLGQVRELLSTHPALANSNGLALPYVTVCMRATLA, from the coding sequence GTGACGCCATCCGACCCCTTGAAGCAGCAACGTTCCCTGTCGTTCGGTTCCGAAGCGGCGGCCTACGAACGCGGCAGGCCCTCCTATCCCCCGGAGGCCATCGACTGGCTGCTTCCGGATGGCGCGCACGACGTGCTGGACCTGGGGGCGGGCACCGGCAAACTCACCACGCGCCTGGTGGAGCGCGGGCTCAACGTCATCGCGGTCGACCCGCTCGCCGAGATGCTCGAGTTGCTGTCCAACTCACTGCCCGACACCCCGGCCCTGCTGGGCACCGCCGAAGAGATCCCGTTGCCGGACAACAGCGTCGACGCGGTGCTGGTGGCGCAGGCGTGGCACTGGTTCGACCCGGAACTCGCGGTCAAGGAGGTCAGCCGCGTGCTGCGGCCCGGCGGCCGCCTGGGCCTGGTGTGGAACGTCCGCGACGAACGTCTGGGCTGGGTCAAGGACCTGGGCAACATCATCGGTCACGAGGACCCGTTCGCCCACGAGGTGACGCTGCCCGCACCGTTCACCGACCTCGAACGCCACCACGTCGAGTGGACCAGTTACCTGACGCCGCAGGCGCTCATCGACCTGGTGGCCTCCCGCAGCTACTGCATCACCTCACCCGAGCAGGTGCGCACACGCACGCTCGGGCAGGTGCGGGAACTGCTGTCCACCCACCCGGCCCTGGCCAACTCGAACGGCCTGGCGCTGCCGTACGTGACCGTGTGCATGCGGGCCACCCTGGCCTAG